Proteins encoded together in one Orrella marina window:
- the siaD gene encoding biofilm regulation diguanylate cyclase SiaD yields MSSEMTAASPFRSRPMSDKHLHASEEEQLLRDIQALLADSQHSDNPLYPFLSQLFSLNERQRERLYRLVRISDGYHGISRDRNLTLVQQYDWQLRRLEKLARISDRYQNSLREMTEALRDASLQDPLTELGNRRFLMNQLKEETKRANCKGTSYVLGVLDVDRFKEVNDRYGHEAGDKVLREIAFAIRDALREQDLCGRWGGEEFLIILPETSIESAVPVFGRVSQGIKQIQVDFLEKLVSASIGLTSYQPGESYSSTLNRADTALLQAKSAGRDQIKTL; encoded by the coding sequence ATGAGTTCAGAGATGACTGCAGCTTCCCCTTTCAGATCGCGGCCGATGAGCGATAAGCACTTGCATGCTTCTGAGGAAGAGCAGCTGCTTCGAGACATTCAAGCCCTTCTGGCGGATTCTCAGCACAGCGACAATCCTTTGTATCCCTTTCTCTCTCAGTTGTTCAGCCTGAATGAGCGGCAACGGGAGCGCCTGTATCGTCTTGTGCGAATATCCGACGGTTATCACGGCATATCGAGAGACCGGAATCTGACGCTGGTGCAGCAATACGACTGGCAATTGCGTCGACTGGAGAAACTCGCGCGCATTTCAGACCGATATCAGAACAGCCTGCGTGAAATGACCGAAGCGCTGCGAGACGCATCTTTGCAAGATCCGCTGACCGAACTGGGCAACCGCCGTTTCCTGATGAACCAGCTAAAAGAGGAAACCAAACGCGCGAATTGCAAAGGCACTTCCTATGTTCTGGGCGTTTTGGACGTCGATCGCTTCAAGGAAGTCAATGACAGATACGGACATGAGGCCGGAGACAAGGTGTTACGTGAAATCGCCTTTGCCATTCGAGATGCACTGAGAGAGCAAGATCTCTGCGGCCGTTGGGGTGGCGAGGAATTCCTGATCATACTGCCGGAAACCTCCATTGAGTCCGCTGTGCCGGTTTTCGGGCGTGTGAGCCAAGGTATCAAGCAGATCCAGGTCGATTTTCTTGAGAAGCTCGTCTCGGCCAGCATCGGCCTAACGAGTTATCAACCTGGAGAGTCCTACTCCAGCACCTTGAATCGGGCCGATACGGCATTACTGCAAGCAAAATCTGCTGGGCGTGACCAGATCAAAACGCTTTAA
- the siaC gene encoding biofilm regulation phosphoprotein SiaC — MNALNIQGSQSTPTIIGTWEEGRLFMQGDSYPENSFELFSPVIDWIESYLKETTAPLQLELRLVYMNTSSVKAMMDIFDLLEDAHSKGRGVRVSWYYDPQNERVLEVADEFRDDCSFPFQIAADER; from the coding sequence ATGAACGCGTTAAATATTCAAGGCAGTCAGTCCACGCCGACCATCATCGGGACGTGGGAAGAAGGTCGCCTTTTCATGCAAGGGGATTCCTATCCAGAGAACTCCTTCGAGCTCTTTAGTCCCGTCATTGACTGGATTGAGTCCTATCTTAAGGAAACCACAGCACCGCTGCAGCTGGAGCTGCGCCTGGTTTACATGAACACCAGCTCAGTCAAAGCCATGATGGACATCTTCGACCTGCTGGAAGATGCGCACAGCAAAGGCCGCGGCGTGCGCGTGAGCTGGTACTACGACCCGCAAAATGAACGGGTGTTAGAAGTAGCCGATGAGTTCAGAGATGACTGCAGCTTCCCCTTTCAGATCGCGGCCGATGAGCGATAA
- the siaB gene encoding biofilm regulation protein kinase SiaB: MDSIDLVGLREHFNRRNILLCFNGPISRSLIEEIGNALKNYLQADQAQPSAAMDVFSAYIEMTQNIRHYAMAQGYNDLESSATVVVARDAEGHYVVEAGNLVRQSDGEALLLRVDKLASMDKAALKNAYKIQLRQPRDEDAVSGAGLGLIDIARKSARPLQGSLTTTPDQRAFFSLRAVI, translated from the coding sequence ATGGACTCAATAGATCTCGTTGGATTGAGAGAGCATTTCAATCGCCGCAATATTCTGCTGTGTTTCAACGGTCCTATTTCTCGCAGTCTGATCGAAGAGATCGGCAATGCCCTGAAAAATTACCTGCAAGCAGACCAGGCGCAACCTTCTGCCGCGATGGATGTTTTTAGTGCCTATATCGAAATGACCCAGAACATCCGCCACTATGCAATGGCCCAAGGCTACAATGATCTGGAAAGCTCCGCCACTGTGGTCGTGGCACGGGATGCGGAAGGTCATTATGTCGTCGAAGCGGGAAATCTGGTCCGGCAATCCGATGGCGAAGCGCTTTTGCTGCGCGTTGATAAACTGGCAAGCATGGACAAGGCCGCACTGAAAAATGCCTACAAAATTCAGCTTCGCCAGCCTCGGGATGAAGACGCCGTCAGTGGCGCAGGCCTGGGACTGATTGATATTGCGAGAAAATCGGCCCGGCCGTTGCAAGGCAGTTTGACCACCACCCCAGACCAGCGTGCCTTTTTCAGCCTGCGTGCCGTAATCTGA
- the siaA gene encoding biofilm regulation protein phosphatase SiaA (SiaB is a threonine kinase acting on SiaC; SiaA is the matching phosphatase.) encodes MAIWGRGLRAKALLALMLACLMALLPASLIGWQVLESVRNYFGNAYAVNFTQLKRQSIMAPVAMELALSQRFADSVLTRQWLLDEQNKEKKALFFNEAEGYRKDFSDQAYFVVSDLSQNYYSNDNSNPYSESPRYTLEKGNPTDAWFFSSMDSADAYNINVDLNSELQTTRVWLNVSIRENGHKIGIAGTGIDLSSFLEEYIAGNEAGVTTMIINETGAIQAHRDEQLIAFNQTGSTASPDQTLAGHLPEGAPRAALAAAMKQAQAHPGEVSTLLADLDGKEQLLALSYIPELKWFVVTAVDLKSAQVLDKNWLNAAILTLVVLISIWLLFFLFAMEKLVLQPLRKLRFSATAMAKGDFEVSLPPPGGDELGDLSRAFGIMAEQVRSNTEELENKVQARTQALESANQDMRRAHQKINDSIDYASLIQRAILPDQQLRQLLGPHHFVLWRPRDVVGGDFYIFRVEGERYLVGVIDCAGHGVPGALMTMLARSALDHAMNQVGIASPASILSHTDNTIRGMLQQCDLPRAIATNMDAGLAYVDRENRILRYAGAKIGLYWSDGQEVGEIKGGRRAIGDRRQGVYVDTEIRLRPGVTYYLVTDGFLDQAGGDRGYGFGNSRFAQLLLQHARLPMEQQASKLDQALEAYRGNYPQRDDITILSFRFE; translated from the coding sequence ATGGCAATTTGGGGTCGTGGTCTTCGTGCCAAAGCGTTGTTAGCACTGATGCTGGCCTGTCTGATGGCACTGCTACCCGCCAGTTTGATCGGCTGGCAGGTGCTGGAAAGTGTTCGCAACTATTTTGGTAACGCCTATGCCGTCAACTTCACGCAACTCAAGAGACAGAGCATCATGGCCCCGGTTGCCATGGAACTCGCGCTATCTCAGCGTTTTGCTGATTCAGTGCTGACGCGCCAGTGGTTGCTGGACGAGCAGAACAAGGAGAAGAAAGCACTTTTCTTCAATGAGGCCGAGGGCTACCGCAAGGATTTTAGTGATCAGGCCTATTTTGTTGTGAGTGATTTGAGCCAGAATTACTACTCCAACGACAACAGCAATCCCTACAGCGAGTCACCGCGCTATACCCTCGAGAAGGGCAACCCGACCGACGCCTGGTTTTTTAGCTCAATGGACAGTGCTGATGCTTACAACATCAATGTCGATTTGAACAGCGAACTGCAAACCACCCGGGTCTGGCTGAATGTCAGCATTCGCGAGAACGGTCACAAGATTGGCATTGCCGGCACGGGTATCGACCTGAGCAGTTTTCTCGAAGAATACATTGCCGGAAACGAAGCAGGTGTGACGACGATGATCATCAACGAGACGGGTGCGATCCAGGCGCACCGCGACGAACAGTTGATCGCCTTTAACCAGACTGGCAGCACTGCCAGCCCTGACCAAACCCTGGCAGGTCATCTGCCGGAAGGCGCACCACGCGCAGCGCTGGCAGCAGCCATGAAGCAGGCGCAGGCTCACCCGGGTGAAGTCAGCACCTTGCTCGCAGACCTCGATGGCAAGGAGCAGCTACTGGCCCTGTCCTACATTCCTGAGCTGAAATGGTTCGTTGTCACCGCGGTCGACCTCAAGTCTGCACAGGTGCTCGACAAAAACTGGTTGAATGCTGCCATTCTGACCCTGGTTGTCTTGATCAGCATCTGGCTGCTGTTTTTTCTCTTCGCCATGGAAAAACTGGTATTGCAACCACTGCGCAAACTGCGGTTTTCAGCGACTGCCATGGCAAAAGGTGACTTTGAAGTTTCCCTTCCACCACCAGGCGGGGACGAACTGGGCGATCTGAGCCGGGCGTTCGGCATCATGGCCGAACAGGTTCGCAGTAATACCGAAGAGCTGGAAAACAAGGTCCAGGCACGCACCCAGGCGCTGGAGTCTGCCAATCAGGACATGCGGCGCGCTCACCAGAAGATCAACGACTCGATCGACTACGCGAGCCTGATTCAGCGGGCCATACTTCCCGATCAGCAACTAAGGCAATTGCTCGGGCCGCATCACTTTGTGCTCTGGCGTCCGCGAGATGTCGTAGGCGGAGATTTTTACATCTTTCGCGTCGAAGGCGAGCGATATCTCGTTGGCGTCATTGATTGCGCCGGGCATGGCGTGCCCGGCGCACTGATGACGATGCTGGCGCGCTCGGCGCTGGATCATGCCATGAACCAGGTCGGCATCGCATCCCCGGCCAGCATCCTGAGCCACACCGACAACACCATTCGCGGCATGCTGCAACAATGTGACTTGCCACGAGCCATTGCCACCAATATGGACGCGGGCCTGGCCTATGTAGATCGTGAGAACCGGATACTGCGCTACGCGGGTGCCAAGATTGGTTTGTACTGGAGCGATGGTCAGGAAGTAGGCGAAATCAAAGGCGGTCGCCGGGCGATCGGGGACAGGCGACAAGGTGTCTATGTCGATACGGAAATCAGGCTGCGCCCCGGCGTGACCTACTACCTGGTAACGGACGGCTTCCTCGATCAGGCCGGCGGAGACAGAGGTTATGGTTTTGGTAACAGCCGTTTTGCCCAGTTGCTTTTGCAGCATGCCCGCTTGCCCATGGAGCAACAGGCCAGTAAACTGGATCAGGCTCTTGAAGCCTATCGAGGCAATTACCCGCAACGGGACGATATCACGATACTATCGTTCCGATTCGAATGA
- a CDS encoding ATP-grasp domain-containing protein produces MSKIYVIHENSAWVEPLQAAFRELDLPYEEWFLDEGNLDLSVPPPEGVFYNRMSASSHTRDHRYAPEYTAAVLSWLEAHGRRVVNNSRALQLEVSKVAQYVALQNYGVKTPRTIAAVGKQNIIEAARQMTGSFITKHNRAGKGLGVQLFHNIDALQDYVNGEQFDPSVDGITLIQQYIRAPQPYITRVEFVGGEFLYAVRVDTSLGFELCPADVCQIGDVFCPVGETAAAAQAAPAAPSPRFHIIEGFDNPVIQRYQRFIAENGIEIAGIEFIVDEAGEIYTYDVNTNTNYNSDAEAVAGVYGMRAIARYLGEQLHELNARQANIPQSAAIA; encoded by the coding sequence ATGTCGAAAATTTATGTGATTCATGAGAACTCCGCCTGGGTGGAACCATTGCAAGCTGCTTTTCGGGAACTGGATTTACCTTACGAAGAGTGGTTTCTCGACGAAGGCAACCTGGATCTGTCCGTGCCACCGCCCGAGGGGGTGTTCTACAACCGGATGAGTGCTTCGTCGCACACGCGTGATCATCGTTACGCACCTGAATACACGGCAGCGGTTCTCTCCTGGCTTGAAGCGCATGGTCGGCGGGTTGTCAATAACAGTCGTGCCCTGCAACTTGAAGTGAGCAAGGTCGCCCAGTACGTTGCCTTGCAGAACTACGGCGTCAAGACCCCGCGTACCATCGCTGCGGTTGGCAAGCAGAACATCATCGAAGCCGCCCGCCAGATGACAGGATCATTCATCACCAAACATAACCGGGCGGGCAAAGGACTGGGCGTACAGCTTTTCCATAACATCGATGCGCTGCAGGACTATGTGAACGGCGAGCAATTCGACCCGTCCGTCGATGGCATCACGCTGATCCAGCAATACATTCGCGCGCCACAACCCTACATCACACGCGTCGAATTCGTGGGCGGAGAATTCCTTTATGCCGTGCGTGTTGATACGTCACTGGGGTTCGAACTCTGCCCGGCAGACGTCTGCCAGATCGGTGATGTGTTTTGCCCGGTGGGGGAAACCGCAGCGGCAGCACAGGCAGCACCTGCAGCACCCTCGCCACGCTTTCATATCATCGAGGGTTTTGACAACCCGGTCATCCAGCGCTACCAGCGTTTCATTGCAGAAAACGGGATAGAAATTGCCGGGATTGAGTTCATCGTTGATGAAGCAGGTGAAATCTACACCTACGATGTCAATACCAATACCAACTACAACAGCGACGCTGAAGCGGTAGCGGGCGTGTACGGCATGCGTGCAATTGCGCGATATCTGGGGGAACAGTTGCATGAACTGAACGCCCGCCAGGCAAATATCCCCCAGTCTGCAGCCATTGCCTGA
- a CDS encoding transporter substrate-binding domain-containing diguanylate cyclase — translation MYSISGRVGWISALRFVSFVLLVFVCQTAFARAVSIGVVADNEPYSSFGSAGLQGFSIDVLDEVSRISGVSFEYRMGSWPEIYGAFLRGELDAVDEISWREDRAERMLFTSPYHVRQTIVMHDANRPLKGVSSVEDLRGLRIGMLRDVYYADSLRGADLDLHEYNLQSDLVRALAFGWVDAIIGSEATLQFFARQQGFANLQVVGPAPLNGQEAEDFRIAVQLDDLDLHDQLERAILAIDPNWIRNVLERWQEYGGKSLQTARFVLTPAQQATVRQQAPLRVGLIRDYAPLSFEDGGQILGFAVDVLARVMDMSGLQAIPVVGHWGQLIEMFQRGEIDVMTNISDLPARHSFARFTDPYHDVSVVGFTLSSSRRMKSIHDVKDLRVGYGGGIFYETALRAAIGENAIAFDSQEAMFQALQQGKVDLVLAALDNGNHWIRELGMGDVYIAGELSIDDVVREDLRFAVRPALEPLVPILNQALASISPKEMRAIENRWLGAKFMATDGWVEPLLLTDAEQAFLASRNRVLRFCAHPDWMPIEGVDTSGRQMGLASGMLSRVHSQVVVELELHRTASWTESVDALEAGQCDLLAAAPVALRSTHPMLFTDVYYNLPTVVLGRLESAFFGSMSELAGQTLAVLAETGLFQELRVRYPGLDLVEVESEAQGLKLVASGDVYGYVGTLATSSQALQDLGLADIRVIGRVPGDTSIAMATQADQEILAGILRRVVSSIPPAQLRRLGDEWVTVRLQQQTDYTLIWQALGGAIILLVLLAYWLRKLKALNNELALANRKLALIGMTDHLTGLGNRTLFHQDFERLFSQAKQEQVYFMVAMLDLDHFKSVNDNFGHAAGDESLRRIAEILRAHFARSEDRLVRYGGEEFLVFSLMTQDAQNPDAFTKLEQLRESVASEPVYFEGNRINLTVSIGYCLKIPLANSQASDWLRSADEALYQSKAEGRNRVLGNSL, via the coding sequence ATGTATAGCATAAGCGGCCGTGTGGGCTGGATCAGTGCCCTGCGGTTCGTAAGCTTTGTCTTGCTGGTATTTGTCTGTCAGACAGCTTTCGCCAGAGCTGTCTCTATAGGTGTGGTGGCGGATAACGAGCCTTATTCGAGTTTTGGCAGCGCGGGCTTGCAGGGCTTCTCGATTGATGTGCTTGACGAGGTTAGCCGAATCAGTGGCGTCAGCTTTGAGTACAGGATGGGAAGCTGGCCGGAGATCTATGGGGCGTTTCTGCGTGGCGAGCTCGATGCGGTCGATGAGATTTCCTGGCGTGAGGACAGAGCCGAGCGCATGCTTTTCACCAGTCCGTATCACGTCAGGCAGACTATCGTCATGCACGATGCCAATCGTCCGCTCAAGGGTGTTTCTTCGGTAGAGGACCTCAGGGGTTTGCGCATCGGCATGTTGCGTGACGTTTACTACGCAGATTCCTTGCGTGGCGCCGATTTGGATTTGCATGAATACAACCTGCAATCTGATCTGGTGCGCGCACTGGCATTTGGCTGGGTCGATGCCATCATTGGCTCCGAGGCCACTCTTCAGTTTTTTGCGCGTCAACAGGGTTTTGCGAACTTGCAGGTCGTCGGGCCGGCCCCACTCAATGGTCAGGAGGCAGAGGACTTCCGGATTGCAGTTCAGCTCGATGATCTCGATCTGCATGACCAGCTGGAGAGGGCAATTCTGGCCATTGATCCGAACTGGATCCGGAATGTGCTGGAACGCTGGCAGGAATATGGAGGAAAGTCTCTGCAAACTGCCCGGTTTGTGCTGACACCCGCGCAGCAGGCAACGGTCAGGCAGCAAGCTCCTTTACGCGTGGGACTGATTCGGGACTATGCGCCTTTAAGCTTTGAAGATGGTGGCCAGATTCTTGGATTTGCGGTGGATGTACTGGCGCGGGTGATGGACATGTCGGGCCTGCAGGCAATCCCGGTGGTCGGCCATTGGGGGCAGCTCATCGAGATGTTTCAACGCGGCGAAATCGACGTCATGACGAACATCTCTGATCTGCCGGCGCGGCACTCTTTTGCGCGTTTTACAGATCCGTATCATGATGTGTCAGTCGTCGGTTTTACCTTGTCTTCTTCCAGGCGGATGAAGTCGATCCACGATGTCAAAGACCTGCGGGTGGGTTACGGGGGCGGTATTTTCTATGAAACCGCCTTGCGTGCTGCGATCGGCGAGAATGCGATAGCGTTTGACAGTCAGGAGGCGATGTTCCAGGCGCTCCAGCAAGGTAAGGTCGATCTTGTGCTCGCCGCTCTGGACAACGGGAACCACTGGATCCGGGAGCTGGGTATGGGCGATGTCTATATCGCCGGTGAGTTGAGTATTGATGATGTGGTTCGTGAGGACTTGAGGTTTGCCGTTCGACCCGCTCTTGAGCCGCTGGTGCCTATTCTGAATCAGGCGCTGGCGTCGATTTCTCCCAAGGAAATGCGAGCAATCGAGAATCGCTGGCTCGGGGCCAAGTTCATGGCAACCGATGGCTGGGTTGAACCCTTGCTTCTGACTGATGCGGAACAGGCATTTTTAGCCTCCAGAAACAGGGTTCTGCGCTTTTGTGCCCACCCTGACTGGATGCCGATCGAGGGTGTGGATACTTCGGGGCGTCAAATGGGACTCGCGTCAGGGATGTTGAGCCGGGTTCACTCCCAGGTTGTTGTTGAGCTCGAGCTCCACAGAACTGCTTCATGGACCGAGTCGGTTGATGCGCTCGAAGCTGGTCAGTGTGATCTGCTGGCTGCCGCACCGGTTGCCTTGCGGTCAACACATCCTATGTTGTTCACGGACGTTTATTACAATTTGCCGACGGTGGTGCTTGGAAGGCTTGAGTCTGCTTTTTTCGGATCCATGTCTGAGCTTGCGGGGCAGACGCTGGCGGTGCTGGCTGAGACGGGGCTGTTTCAGGAACTGCGAGTTCGCTATCCGGGCCTGGATCTTGTTGAGGTCGAAAGCGAGGCACAAGGCTTGAAACTGGTCGCCAGTGGTGATGTCTACGGTTATGTCGGAACCCTGGCAACGAGTAGTCAGGCTCTTCAGGACCTTGGGCTGGCCGATATTCGCGTGATTGGTCGGGTGCCGGGCGACACATCGATTGCCATGGCCACTCAGGCTGATCAGGAGATCCTGGCTGGTATCTTGCGCCGTGTGGTCAGTTCGATTCCGCCAGCGCAGTTGCGTCGGCTTGGCGACGAGTGGGTAACCGTGCGGCTACAGCAGCAGACCGACTACACGCTCATATGGCAGGCGCTGGGCGGGGCGATTATCCTGCTCGTTTTGCTGGCGTACTGGTTGCGCAAGCTAAAGGCATTGAATAATGAGCTGGCTCTGGCCAATCGCAAGCTGGCTTTGATTGGCATGACGGATCATTTGACCGGTCTGGGCAATCGCACATTGTTTCACCAGGATTTCGAGAGACTCTTCAGTCAGGCGAAGCAAGAGCAAGTGTATTTCATGGTTGCGATGCTTGATCTGGACCATTTCAAATCGGTGAATGACAACTTTGGTCACGCTGCGGGTGATGAGTCTCTGCGTCGTATAGCCGAGATACTCAGAGCACACTTTGCTCGATCCGAGGATCGTCTGGTTCGTTACGGTGGCGAGGAGTTCCTTGTTTTTTCGCTGATGACGCAAGACGCCCAGAACCCTGATGCATTCACCAAGCTGGAACAGTTGCGAGAGAGTGTCGCGAGCGAGCCAGTCTACTTTGAGGGTAACCGGATCAATCTGACTGTCAGCATCGGCTATTGTCTGAAGATACCGCTTGCGAACAGTCAGGCAAGCGACTGGCTGCGCAGCGCTGACGAGGCCTTATATCAATCCAAGGCTGAAGGGAGAAACCGGGTTCTCGGCAATAGTCTTTGA
- a CDS encoding glutaredoxin family protein — protein MGKDDVIRVYWQPGCTSCLRTKEFLTRYDVPFESRNVLADDQAFEELARFGLRHVPIVTRGDRWANGAILKDVADLVGIEGVDMTMLPPQELWRRLELFLDGTMRLYAQIPDDALHNLLPNRPRSYTDLVYHIFSNADAFVEEKEGIPLVVESYRRRPAEGANGREHIAAYAQTVRSRLNDWHDKTFAACDWKKRADVFYGEQNQHQFLERTVWHCGQHARQLMWVLEGMNVLVKDPIPDQAFAGLPMPQKVWDD, from the coding sequence ATGGGCAAGGATGATGTGATTCGTGTTTACTGGCAGCCCGGATGCACCAGTTGTCTCAGAACCAAAGAGTTTCTGACAAGGTATGACGTGCCGTTCGAGTCACGTAATGTTCTGGCTGACGATCAGGCCTTTGAAGAACTCGCCCGGTTCGGGCTGCGTCATGTTCCGATCGTCACGCGCGGTGATCGCTGGGCCAATGGTGCCATCTTGAAGGATGTGGCAGATCTGGTCGGTATTGAAGGTGTCGACATGACGATGTTGCCACCGCAGGAACTGTGGCGACGTCTGGAGCTGTTTCTCGACGGGACAATGCGTTTATACGCTCAGATACCAGATGACGCTTTGCATAATCTGCTGCCCAACAGACCACGCAGTTACACGGATCTTGTGTATCACATCTTCAGCAATGCCGATGCCTTCGTAGAAGAAAAAGAAGGCATTCCACTGGTCGTCGAGTCTTATCGCCGGCGGCCTGCCGAGGGGGCCAATGGTCGCGAGCACATTGCTGCCTATGCACAGACTGTTCGTTCCCGGCTCAACGACTGGCATGACAAAACGTTTGCAGCGTGTGACTGGAAGAAGCGAGCTGACGTGTTTTACGGGGAGCAGAATCAGCACCAGTTTCTTGAACGGACTGTCTGGCATTGTGGCCAGCATGCACGACAGCTGATGTGGGTGCTCGAGGGCATGAACGTCCTGGTGAAAGATCCCATTCCAGACCAGGCGTTTGCCGGATTGCCTATGCCCCAGAAGGTCTGGGATGACTGA
- a CDS encoding Bug family tripartite tricarboxylate transporter substrate binding protein — protein sequence MKVRLLASALCVALTSGVAHAEYPDRPIRVLVGYSPGGSADLIARLVTGAMSEKLGQPIVIESRPGAGSTIASNALAKAPADGYVLGLATGNIYGVDQTAYSVSYTADDFTPINLLGSYPLILAVNTETGPKSFSEFMDKAKANPGTMFYSSSGIAGSPHTSAVMLQDYMGTEFTHVPFKGGNPALVAVAQGEVDFSMGTAPSVLPLGRGEKVRMLAISSAKRSPIAPELPTIAESGVDGFEYSFWFGLFGPAGLPDDVTQKLFEVSKEVLADPQVQDKLIKIGSEAGTFQSREDFVTFAKENGEFTLEKVNRARSLE from the coding sequence ATGAAGGTACGTTTACTTGCGAGTGCTTTGTGCGTGGCATTGACGTCAGGAGTCGCTCATGCCGAATACCCGGACCGGCCGATTCGTGTTCTTGTCGGATATAGCCCTGGCGGTTCGGCTGACTTGATTGCCAGGCTTGTAACAGGCGCGATGTCAGAGAAGCTCGGACAGCCGATAGTGATTGAAAGCAGACCGGGTGCAGGTAGCACGATTGCCTCCAATGCACTTGCGAAAGCCCCTGCTGACGGTTACGTGCTGGGTCTGGCAACCGGCAACATCTACGGAGTCGATCAGACGGCATACAGTGTGTCATACACGGCCGACGACTTCACTCCGATCAATCTGCTCGGTAGCTATCCGCTCATTCTTGCTGTCAACACCGAAACCGGCCCAAAGTCTTTTTCTGAGTTTATGGACAAGGCGAAAGCAAACCCAGGAACGATGTTCTATTCATCTTCTGGTATCGCCGGTTCTCCGCACACATCGGCGGTCATGCTCCAGGATTACATGGGCACAGAGTTCACACACGTTCCTTTTAAGGGAGGAAACCCGGCGCTCGTTGCGGTTGCGCAAGGCGAAGTCGACTTTTCAATGGGAACAGCCCCGTCAGTACTTCCGCTAGGTCGCGGCGAAAAAGTCAGGATGCTCGCCATATCATCTGCAAAGCGGTCACCGATTGCACCAGAGCTACCCACGATTGCAGAGTCCGGTGTGGATGGATTCGAATACAGTTTCTGGTTCGGTCTGTTTGGACCAGCCGGTCTGCCAGATGATGTGACACAGAAGCTATTTGAAGTCAGCAAGGAGGTGCTTGCCGATCCGCAGGTTCAGGACAAGCTGATCAAAATTGGTAGTGAAGCCGGGACGTTTCAGAGCCGTGAAGACTTCGTGACATTCGCCAAAGAGAACGGTGAGTTCACCCTGGAGAAAGTCAATCGCGCCAGATCACTTGAATAA